One genomic segment of Rhinolophus sinicus isolate RSC01 linkage group LG11, ASM3656204v1, whole genome shotgun sequence includes these proteins:
- the LOC109437599 gene encoding uncharacterized protein LOC109437599 — protein MAAAALRDPAQRQLCPFHSQAIGSSGFATPLAHVLWVPALNHVHSSSNPRCADYWYGAEDDKLPSEPSVSIGDSQVRIPKAGPSIQKTHPCEECVAVLKDILHLTELQAPCPGQESYLGAASRGFWFSKNIHQHQKHGTGKKIFKMDMDRASCMTSCRFHVSGKPFTCGEDGKDFLATSGLLQHQVTPDGEKPHSTIKCGEPFNGGKSHDKWIESRRVFSNTHPLPHQRVCTGEGLDECSKCGKTFSCKYRLVQHQQTHIGERTYECGECGKFFSRKTHLIRHWRVHTGEKPYKCIECGRSFSQKSDLIQHQRIHTGERPYECSECGKSFIYYWYGAEDDKLPSEPSVSIGDSQVRIPKAGPSIQKTHPCEECVAVLKDILHLTELQAPCPGQESYLGAASRGFWFSKNIHQHQKHGTGKKIFKMDMDRASCMTSCRFHVSGKPFTCGEDGKDFLATSGLLQHQVTPDGEKPHSTIKCGEPFNGGKSHDKWIESRRVFSNTHPLPHQRVCTGEGLDECSKCGKTFSCKYRLVQHQQTHTGERPHECSECGKFFSRKTHLIRHRTVHTGANKAL, from the exons ATGGCGGCGGCCGCGTTGAGGGACCCGGCTCAG AGGCAGCTCTGCCCTTTCCACAGCCAGGCTATTGGCTCTTCTGGCTTCGCCACTCCCTTGGCACATGTGCTGTGGGTGCCAGCGCTGAATCATGTGCACTCCTCAAGCAACCCTAGGTGTGCAG acTATTGGTATGGTGCCGAGGATGACAAGTTACCTTCTGAGCCGAGTGTTTCTATAGGAGACTCACAGGTCAGGATTCCAAAGGCAGGTCCATCCATCCAGAAGACTCACCCCTGTGAAGAGTGTGTCGCAGtcttaaaagacattttacaTCTGACTGAGCTCCAAGCACCATGTCCTGGGCAGGAGTCATACTTAGGTGCGGCATCCAGAGGTTTCTGGTTCAGTAAAAACATTCACCAGCACCAAAAGCATGGCACTggaaagaaaatcttcaaaatggATATGGACAGAGCCTCGTGTATGACAAGCTGCAGATTCCACGTGTCAGGGAAGCCATTCACCTGTGGGGAGGATGGAAAGGACTTTCTAGCTACCTCGGGCCTTCTCCAGCATCAGGTCACTCCTGATGGTGAGAAGCCACATAGCACCATCAAGTGTGGGGAGCCCTTTAACGGTGGAAAAAGTCATGACAAATGGATTGAAAGCAGGAGAGTTTTCAGCAACACACACCCACTTCCCCACCAGAGAGTCTGTACTGGAGAAGGGCTTGATGAGTGCAGCAAATGTGGGAAAACCTTTAGCTGCAAATACAGACTTGTTCAGCATCAGCAAACTCACATTGGAGAAAGGACTTATGAGTGTGGTGAATGTGGGAAGTTCTTTAGCCGCAAAACCCACCTCATTCGACACTGGAGAGTTCATACTGGAGAAAAGCCCTATAAGTGCATTGAATGTGGGAGATCTTTTAGCCAGAAATCTGACCTCATTCAACATCAaagaattcacactggagaaaggccTTATGAGTGCAGTGAATGCGGGAAATCCTTTATTT acTATTGGTATGGTGCCGAGGATGACAAGTTACCTTCTGAGCCGAGTGTTTCTATAGGAGACTCACAGGTCAGGATTCCAAAGGCAGGTCCATCCATCCAGAAGACTCACCCCTGTGAAGAGTGTGTCGCAGtcttaaaagacattttacaTCTGACTGAGCTCCAAGCACCATGTCCTGGGCAGGAGTCATACTTAGGTGCGGCATCCAGAGGTTTCTGGTTCAGTAAAAACATTCACCAGCACCAAAAGCATGGCACTggaaagaaaatcttcaaaatggATATGGACAGAGCCTCGTGTATGACAAGCTGCAGATTCCACGTGTCAGGGAAGCCATTCACCTGTGGGGAGGATGGAAAGGACTTTCTAGCTACCTCGGGCCTTCTCCAGCATCAGGTCACTCCTGATGGTGAGAAGCCACATAGCACCATCAAGTGTGGGGAGCCCTTTAACGGTGGAAAAAGTCATGACAAATGGATTGAAAGCAGGAGAGTTTTCAGCAACACACACCCACTTCCCCACCAGAGAGTCTGTACTGGAGAAGGGCTTGATGAGTGCAGCAAATGTGGGAAAACCTTTAGCTGCAAATACAGACTTGTTCAGCATCAGCAAACTCACACTGGAGAAAGGCCTCATGAATGTagtgaatgtgggaaattctTTAGCCGCAAAACCCACCTCATTCGACACCGGACAGTTCACACTGGAGCAAACAAAGCCTTAtga